Proteins from one Clostridia bacterium genomic window:
- the mtnA gene encoding S-methyl-5-thioribose-1-phosphate isomerase: protein MVDELITVQWKNDKLVLLDQTLLPNQVVYVEIDNVQDVWDAIKTMKVRGAPAIGVTAAYGFYIAALNARDTSFEYFWEDVKKSSDYLATSRPTAVNLFWALERMEKKVVELKDIPIQNIKKALFEEAVAIHKEDEDINRRIGENFLTLLKDGMGILTHCNAGALATTKYGTATSPFYLAKEKGINLKIYADETRPRLQGSRLTTFELYRAGIDVTLITDNMAALVMSQGKVDAVIVGCDRVAANGDTANKIGTLGLSVLAKYYGIPFFIAAPTPTIDLNTPTGQEIPIEERDSKEITCRFGVWTAPKQVKTYNPAFDVTPYENITAIVTEKGIIYPPYTENLKKLFE from the coding sequence ATAGTGGATGAATTGATTACAGTACAATGGAAAAATGATAAGCTTGTTTTGTTGGATCAAACCCTACTTCCTAATCAAGTTGTATATGTGGAAATAGACAATGTACAGGATGTATGGGATGCTATAAAAACTATGAAGGTAAGAGGTGCACCTGCCATAGGGGTTACCGCTGCATATGGTTTTTATATAGCTGCGTTAAACGCACGAGATACTAGTTTTGAATATTTCTGGGAAGATGTTAAAAAAAGTTCAGATTATCTCGCCACTTCCAGGCCTACAGCTGTAAACTTGTTCTGGGCCCTTGAAAGGATGGAAAAAAAAGTTGTTGAGTTAAAGGATATACCTATACAAAACATAAAAAAAGCTCTTTTTGAAGAGGCAGTTGCCATCCATAAAGAGGATGAAGATATAAACAGAAGGATAGGAGAAAACTTTCTCACTTTGCTTAAAGATGGCATGGGAATCCTTACCCATTGTAATGCCGGGGCTCTCGCTACTACAAAATATGGAACAGCAACATCACCCTTTTATCTTGCAAAGGAAAAAGGAATAAACTTAAAAATATATGCAGATGAAACGAGGCCTAGACTACAAGGCTCACGACTTACAACTTTTGAACTGTACAGAGCAGGAATAGATGTTACGCTAATTACAGATAATATGGCAGCTCTTGTTATGTCTCAGGGTAAAGTTGACGCTGTCATCGTAGGTTGTGACCGGGTAGCGGCAAACGGAGATACTGCAAACAAGATAGGCACACTAGGACTTTCAGTGCTGGCAAAATATTATGGGATACCATTTTTTATAGCTGCTCCTACACCTACTATTGATCTTAACACTCCTACAGGTCAAGAAATACCTATTGAGGAAAGGGATTCAAAAGAGATTACCTGCAGATTTGGAGTTTGGACTGCCCCTAAACAAGTAAAAACTTATAATCCTGCATTCGATGTGACACCTTATGAAAATATAACTGCAATAGTAACCGAAAAAGGTATCATTTATCCTCCTTATACTGAAAACCTTAAAAAGCTTTTTGAATGA
- a CDS encoding alpha/beta hydrolase produces the protein MYVDIDGLNIFYEVEGEGEDVLLLHGWGASTQAFAPVFRQLAERFRVYSLDFPGFGNTPAPDQVWGVEDYADMVVAFIKKMGINKINLIGHSFGGRVSIVLSAKYPQHINKLILVDSAGLIPKRGWRYYFKVYKFKMMKKIYTLVHPGKDLEDFYKKYGSSDYKQTQGVMRKIFVKVVNQDLKGYLAKIKASTLLIWGEKDKDTPVEFGQIMEREIPDSGLVVLEDAGHYSYLDQFGRFMIITFRFLEGE, from the coding sequence ATGTACGTAGATATAGATGGATTGAATATATTTTATGAGGTAGAAGGGGAAGGGGAGGATGTACTTCTATTGCACGGGTGGGGTGCAAGCACACAGGCTTTTGCCCCGGTTTTTAGGCAGTTGGCGGAGAGGTTCAGGGTATACTCACTGGATTTTCCCGGTTTTGGAAACACCCCTGCTCCAGATCAGGTATGGGGTGTTGAGGATTATGCAGACATGGTGGTTGCATTTATCAAGAAGATGGGGATTAATAAGATCAATTTGATAGGACACTCATTTGGAGGCAGGGTAAGCATAGTGCTATCGGCAAAATATCCTCAACATATCAATAAGTTGATTTTGGTGGATAGTGCAGGGCTGATCCCCAAGAGAGGTTGGAGATACTATTTTAAAGTGTATAAATTTAAAATGATGAAAAAGATATATACCCTGGTACATCCCGGGAAGGATTTGGAAGATTTCTATAAAAAATACGGTTCTTCTGATTACAAGCAAACCCAAGGGGTGATGAGGAAGATATTCGTCAAGGTGGTAAATCAAGATTTGAAAGGATATCTTGCAAAGATAAAAGCATCTACACTGCTGATATGGGGGGAGAAGGATAAAGATACTCCGGTGGAATTTGGACAAATAATGGAAAGAGAGATTCCGGATTCAGGGCTAGTTGTATTGGAAGATGCAGGACACTATTCTTATCTAGATCAGTTCGGCAGGTTTATGATAATAACATTCAGATTTTTAGAAGGGGAGTAG